From the Chaetodon auriga isolate fChaAug3 chromosome 17, fChaAug3.hap1, whole genome shotgun sequence genome, the window TTCATGACCACTACTGACATAATTTTTttgcaagaacaaaaaaatgatacacatgcacacacagacacacacacacacacaccatctgacACTTACAGGCGTGCAATCTGTACGCACTTGCGACGCTGCCAGACATTGTGCACCAAAATCAAAGGGGGTCAACTAAACCTACGGCGACTCCCAGGACCTGTGTGAGACTTCCTGTCACTTTTCGAAGCGCACTCGAAACACATGACCTGCACTTCCTGTGTTCAGctacattaaaaacacaagattttGAAGATGGATGTGGAGCTGCCATGATTTTCTACTCTACAGGATAAGACTATTGCAACCAGGCTACTGCAGTGATACATGTCTACCAGCCTGCTGTGTGTTGGGTTGTTTCTTGCAGAGCAGATCCTGGAATGGAGGGTTTATTATGTACATGCAGCGCACAAGCAACTCCACTAGATGAGGGTTTAATTTGCCATCTGATCAATTCTGAATGAATGCTTCAAGTGACCAAGATGGATAGCGCCAATGATGCTTTTCCTCCAAAAATGCCTATCAATCTGAAACCCGTTTGGTCCACATTATAGTAGGTTTTTGGATAGGCATTGCTGCTCCACACGTCAGTCTTCAAAAGAGgtttgttcctcttttttttgcacatttatgGCCAAAATCCCAAAAGGCGTAAACCACACTCCTCTAAACCAGTGTTTCAGAGTCagcacagaaagcagaggagtcAAAGATGAGGTGCAtgtgcactgtgtttgtgaACGGGACTAAACGATTGGGTTAAAAAGCCAATATGGCACCAGAAACAAGTAAATTCAATGAGAGCAAGAGAAACCGCTGATCCATAAATAAAGCATTAACTAAAAACAGCGCAGGCCAAACAGGACGTACATTAAGAGAGTAGAGCTGAGTGGGACATGAAGATATGGCTGGAAGTCTAAAATCACATAGGATGACCTCTATGTGATAAGAGTTAACGAAATCAGGCCATCTGACAAAgtccaagaaaaacaaaaactgaatgttGGCGTCAACATCCACAAATGACGTCACTTCCACAAATTTAGCCTGGATATTTCAGGGGTTATCAAGCTCAGCTGATCAATAAATGGTTTATTAAGACAACCCCGTCAAGGATGTTAAACAAGCAGAGTAAGTTGGGATTCTCCTTTAAGCAAGTTAGTATGTTGAGATTGCATGCTGTTCAGCAGTACAGGTTATCAAATACTGGCCTAGTGCTGGTTGTGCGCGTTGTGTACGATTTGCAACGAGCAATAAGGAAactctgctttctttccttctcctgCTGGCCAGAACGtcgctctcccctctctcccgGAGCCTCCCCCCCCTCACTTCTCCCACGGAAATCatataaaaagacagaaaaataaaataataaaatcaaaatacatACAACATCATCTTTACCCTAACCCCATACCCCCCCAgtctctcctcttttgtcttgTCTCCTCCGTTAATAGTGTTTTCAATATGAAACAGTGGACACACCCATGTCAGATTCTAACATTTACATGGCTTTAGCGCAGTCTCTCTGCTTTCCATCGAGCGAGTGTTTAGAGAGAACGGGAGGAAGTACGAGGAAAGAgtggaggcaggcagagagggacagagggaggctTCTGCTCCAAAACAGAGGGTGGAGTATTAGCGATGCCATCTGTCCTCCTCACTACTTCAGGATTAGATGGAGTCCTTCGCCCAGTTCATCTGGAGGGGAAGCGTGATGGAAGAAGAAGCACATTAAATCCTTGTCAAATATGCATCTACCAGAGCCTTGTTACAGGCCAAATTACAATACAAGAGGCTACTGATGCATTATGAGCTCACCTTTGACAGTGCTGATCAAAAAACAGCTCTCGTCGGGCAAGTTGTAAACCATCTGGACGAGACAAAACAGACAAGGTGAAATCAAATATCCCTGTCAACCTGTAGAAAGAGTGGTTCCTTGGTGTTTTAGTGGTGGCTGACATGAAGGACAGCATTCAGAGTTGGGAGAGGAGGAACAATACAGagcaggatgtgtgtgagaatgtCAATGACATGCAAATAAGTGACACTACAGACAGTAGAGTTGCTGTTCTTGGACAGATGGCATACAAAACAGCTCATTTCTTCCTGTGTACAGAGTGAATTAGTCTCGATCCCAGTCCTGTAGCTCCTGCTCCATCCACTTCAGCTCTATTTTTGCATTCATGTGGACCACGGCCTGactaaaactgcattttgagGCATTTataacagcaacagaaaacacatctcAAGGTCAAGGTGTCTGTCAATATCCACGGTGATGTTTTTCCTACATATAGTTTTGAGTGTTTCCCCACAGTTTTCCTTCCTAATAGAGAGTCTTCCACAGATAagagtgtctgcatgtgtttgtgtgttggtaCCTGGTCACTGAGCAGGATGTGTATGCCTGTGGGACCCTGTCTGTACACCTGGTTGATCTTTCCCAGTGGAAggttgcacacacacgccatctTGCGGATCAGTTCTGCAGCTGTGAGATCCTCTAGGTACAGAGCATGATACACTACACAGAAACAGACCAGAGTCATGTTAATGTTCACACCCGCTGCCTGACTGCAGGGATTAATATCAGTGTTACATGCTGTGAAATCGCAGAGCTTGCTCACCGTGTAAACTAGAGGAAATGCTGTGTTCTCCGTTTTCATTGGTGCCATGTCTCTCCAGCAGAGGGCTCTCCCGAGGGGACTCCTGACAGACGTACACGGTCAACCTGGGACGTACCgacctgcacacacataattaatgcaatgaaaaacactggCACCTTCCTCGTGCTCATATAGGGGTAAACAAACCATAATACTGACACCTACCTGGATTTAAGTGCATTGAAGAGTCTGATCCCATCTGCCGGCCCGCAAATCTGGACCAGGTCGTCTCGGGTTAGCTTCAACAAATCAGAACCTACGCAACGAGTTAGCAGAGGGGTcacttgtgctgctgctgctgtcacaacaTTACATCCACGTTTaagggtgtttgtgtgcgtaCCTGAGAAGTGAGAGAAGAGTCGTGTGTAGGAGTTGAAGCGATTTTTCACCAGCCACTTCTGTGCATCCTGTATGGAGGCAGTGGGGCTCAactgctgcaggaggacagaaacacacagggtGTCAACGCTCTTCCACACCAGGATCTGAGTTCTACTTTCCGCGACCAATTCAGTCCCACTGAGCAACCACGCAACGCTGAACAGCTCTTAAGGTTtgatgtggctgcagctgcacacagcaTTAGTTTGCAGTGCCGCTCTAACACTCGATCAGTGGATTTCAATTCAAATTCATGATCATTCCACCTTAAATGAGGGCCATAACATTAAGCAAAAAAAATGgggcagctaaatggaattcagccactGTTCATCTTGTTATTTAGACCTGTTCTTTTCTTACTGTGACATGTCATAACTTCTGCTTTTCTACCAGTTCATACAGGCGAGAGGAGTGCAGACTAACCTCTGAGTTGCCATGGCTGCCAGGGTCTGCCTGGTGATTGGGTGAGGACGAGTCACTACAACACAAAAGGCGACGATTAAGAAAGGCGAGACCAACACACGCCTTGGTTAAaggacacacaggcacatacacacttacCTGTCTGGTACAGAGGAGGTTGTGTAGGTGGACAGtggagtggaggagaaggagggagtaGCTGCCTGGTTGGTGCTGACGTAGGCGTTGTCAAGCCATGGGGAGCACTGAGAgacaaacatatacacacaattAGTCAGACTTACTGGGTTAATTAACGCTACAGGCGAACACCAACTAAACAAAAAGAATCAAGGtggaggaaaagtcaaaggGAGGTTGGGAAATTAGCTTTGCACCGTCTCCACCCTGCCTCATGTCAAACACCTGGCATTAAAACATCTCCTTCCCAGCAGCTGAGTTTGGAGTGTCTATAAGCTACAGACTACAGCCAGGTGTGTACAGGGGGCAGACCGTGGGTGGAGTGatggggaggaggagtggaggagagtcGAGCACGGTACTTACACTGCCTCTCTTGGCCAAGGAGTCGCCACAGTCAGCGGGAAGTGTCCGCTTGCTGGACTTTTTCAGCTCGTGGTCACCCGCATCCTCTATGATGGGTTCAAGTCTTGtctacacagagacacacagcagaggttaGTCAGCCACTGACCGACACATAAACACCAGTGTATGACATGTTAAAGTGCTGCTGGGGcactcagtgtttttccaaTAAAAGCTGTGATAAAACCTCTGAGACACAGACAATGTTCTAATCCATACTCAATAAGAAACTTCAAGTGAAGGACCAGTGTAAGTTTTAGCTCATTATCTACAACCTGCGCaggtgtttcctctgtgttttattgtggGTGTGCCACACCTCACCTGACACAAAGACCACctttgctaaatgctaaaacaacAGACGCTTATTGAGTCTATCCTTCAGGCTGTGCTCTGCAAATTAAACTGATTGTGGGATGAGATGCATCATTATTGGTTTAAGATATATCTCATCTTTACTGCCAACCACTTTCCAAAGCATACCAGGCCTAGTCTGTCCCAAGCAGCCAGTGTTTTCACTTGAAAATTATGATTGAATAATGGCACTAAATCAGTCTCACACACCTGAGAAAGAGCAAATCATTGTGAAGCCTTTCCTGTGGTGGTTTATTGACGTGCCTGTGAGAAGTTCAACTGTCTGACATCTGTGTGTCAGCTGCTAAACAGCATCTGAATTCAAGAGCGAGTGGtttgtggggggaaaaaaaaatcaaaaccacaaaacaaaaagaaagaatggCAAGAAGGAACATCATGTGAATTTGGTAGCTTCTTGAAGCAAAATGACTGCTgttgtgtagtttttttttaaggctctTCAAAATGGATGAATCCAACATTTGGTTGGCAGAAAATTCACTGGCAACAAATTTAATAATGGATAATCATTAGTTAGTGTCAACTATGGACTAAAATCTccagtttcagcttctcaaatgtgaggatttgctgcttttctcagctTTTTTATCTCTCAGTATTGTTGTTGTGTCCTTGGGCTCTGAGACAATACCCGTCAGACGCAGCCAGTGGCTGTTTGGATGGTAAACATTCATAAATCTAATTAATACATGCTTGAGAAAATGGTTGGCAGTGATGTAATTGTTTGTTGTATGTAGACTAAAATACCAGTATGGCAATTTACCTTAACCTGAGCTGTGTGGTGGGCTGCTGcgtaaaaaacatttcactacTCGgatgcacacattttcacatggaTATCCCCCCCAGATCAAAGCTGAAGCAGGATGCTTGTTGGTACTTGGGCCTAGTTTGTGCTACTCTCACACTGCAGTCAGCCCTGACAATCCTGAGCAGCTGTGTACTGACCTCTGACAGGATAGTGGTATCATAAGAAGGCTGGTACTTCTCCTTCTCTTGAGGTGTGCgtttctccatcttctccctgtCAGTCTTTTGCTTACGGTCCGCCCCCTTTGGctaaacaggaagcagagaagaagagatggtaAAAGGAAGACAGATGTAATAGGTCTAAGACCCCGCAGCCCCCGCCACAATGAGAGAATGGGGTGTACCTTAAAGACTTTGATTTGGCAGGAGGCAGAGTGGAGGTGCTCGGTGTACTCTCCACCCTCTCCCTGGGCGAACGTGTCGATCTGGATCCTGAAGGGGACGCCCTTCTCTCCACCGTGCTTCCTGGGAGTGAACTCTGTGCTGATGCAGTGCACCTGCAGACAGCGGGGAGACACGAGCGCGAGTGTGATCAAAATATGCGTTTGATGTGGAAATTGAGTGGCACGCCCAACAGATGGCACAGAAGAGGGCTtaggtgtgtttgtgcgtggcttgtgtgtgtgtgtgtgtgtgtgtgtgtgtgtgtgtgtgtgtgtgtgtgttacctgcacAAAAACAGACGTTCTTTTGTTCATGTCCCACAGGAACTCTGCCGCGTTAAGCTGGGAAGGGTGAGTCTTCGGCTCCACAATGCCCACTGACATGGGGATATCTgactcacacacgcgcacacacacacagacacacacacacacacagacacacacacacacacagatatttgaACTTGGACTAACACACATGAGACGGTCAAAGTAAACATTTCGTGCCAGGCATCATTACCGATGTCAAGGAGACGGTCGCCTGGACGGTTCCACTTCCAGCCCTCCAGCTGCTGGTGCTCTGTGTACTGCAGCCGGCGGTCATGAAACACCACTCGCACTatgctctgcacacacaacacacacacacgcacaaaatgTTGGGTATGAAGTGTACTTGACgtaagagaaaaaaacattttccagtctctttgtcctccagctctGAGGATCCTCTCACCTTGACCATCTTGTTGTTGAGCTCTGGTAACTCCCCTGGCTTCCTGTTGTCCAACATACGCACCTCGTAAGACTGGCctaagagcgagagagagaccacgagatgaaatgacagagagaaacatgatgAGTGaggtggcaaaaaaaaagagagatactaaaaacaaaataagacagTGGAGTGAATGCAACTATTCCCAGTGCTTCAATGGCCTCCTTAAAGAGGATAGTTTCTTGTTATGTAATTTGGGTGAGACTGAAAACGAAGTCCATTCACATTTTTTGCTCACTGTATGGTTTAAGGGATCTACTTTCTTTGCTTGGATGATGCAAAGACTTGAGTTGTCCTTTATAATTAGAGAGGCAGCCTCTTTGTGGCAGAATTTATTTACAGAGCTTGAGACGAAGCTCTAGGTTTCCAATGCAGTGTTTTACGTAAAGGCCCATTTACACTGTGCTATTTCTGGGCGGTCCCACACAGAAGCTAACAACTGGACAGAAACGTGGCTTTGAAATCTTTGGTTGTTGGATTGTACTGTGAGACAAGTCCACCAAGAGGACATTTAGAAAGAGCGAAGACAAGCTGCACAAAACCAGCGTGTCATGTTGccccctttctccttctcttttgaAGGTTTTGTTCCCCCAAGCTTGTTTACTGTTTGGCtacatttttaaaagatgaGAGTGGTACAGATGGGTGACTCAAGTTGATGACATGTCTCTTCTTGCATCTTAATTCTTCTTCCATTTACACTGTAGAGCTACAGgttaaaaaaatctgacacAGATTGCTACCAAGACTGTATTAGAGCCATCTTGCACTGTATGACATGCAAAGAACTTCTAAGATTGCTGTGCACCATGTGTGGAGATGCTTTTAGAAGTTGTGGTACAAAAAATAGTATAAATGACGACAGCTGTTGTGTTGAAAAGTCCATGTTATACAGCTTTGACTGAGGAAATGCCAATTAAGCTTTTCAAGTGAAGATAGAGGTATTTCAAACCAGGTTCACACCATCTCAATGAGGCTCAGCCATCAATATTTACATGCCAGGATCATTCCCTTCTGCATCCTGACATGGATGACCAGACAATCTTCACACAGCTCAATCAGCAGTTGAGCAAAAGTTGCATTTTAGCTGCACTAGCAATTCTGTGCAATTCCACATTCGGCTATTGTACATTTATGGATAAATTCTGTTAATGCCATGACAAGTGGGTTCAATAATTGACTTCTTGCAGTAAAGCATGCAGGGACATACGTTCACATATGTTGCTGCTTGCCATTAAAAAGAGGATATTGCCAGTTCCCACATTCCTGTTAACCCCTTTAAATGccattaaacaaaataaatcccCAATCGTGCAATGAAGCAGTGCAACGAAGTCAATGGCAAACTGGTGGTGCGTGACATTTAAGTGCTGAGCGGGGGGCAGAAGAGGCTCACATCAGCAATGGTTTCATTTTACGCTAATTATACTAATGTGCAATAAATTAATGTGGtaattatttattgatgttaAATGACTGGTGTGTAGCCCTGGAGCACAAAGAGGTGCGACGTGTATGAGCGAACCATCCCATATTTAAGCCTTTATGTGCAGTTTTAGTTGTTCAAGCAGAAAAATATAAAGtgactcaacaacaacaacaacaac encodes:
- the ubp1 gene encoding upstream-binding protein 1, with the translated sequence MAWVLKMDDATIESGLVHDFDSSLSGIGQELGSGAYSMSDVLALPIFKQEDSSLPPENETKNPPFQYVLCTATSPAVKLHDETLTYLNQGQSYEVRMLDNRKPGELPELNNKMVKSIVRVVFHDRRLQYTEHQQLEGWKWNRPGDRLLDIDIPMSVGIVEPKTHPSQLNAAEFLWDMNKRTSVFVQVHCISTEFTPRKHGGEKGVPFRIQIDTFAQGEGGEYTEHLHSASCQIKVFKPKGADRKQKTDREKMEKRTPQEKEKYQPSYDTTILSETRLEPIIEDAGDHELKKSSKRTLPADCGDSLAKRGSCSPWLDNAYVSTNQAATPSFSSTPLSTYTTSSVPDSDSSSPNHQADPGSHGNSEQLSPTASIQDAQKWLVKNRFNSYTRLFSHFSGSDLLKLTRDDLVQICGPADGIRLFNALKSRSVRPRLTVYVCQESPRESPLLERHGTNENGEHSISSSLHVYHALYLEDLTAAELIRKMACVCNLPLGKINQVYRQGPTGIHILLSDQMVYNLPDESCFLISTVKDELGEGLHLILK